CGGATCCTCGAGGCCATGGGCGGCGCCATCACGGTCGAGCCGCGCAAGACCGGTGGCAGCCGGTTCCGTGCGACCGCGATCCTGGGCGGCACGCCGGCCGAACGCCGCGGCCGCAGCCCGCTGGCCCGGACGCACGTTCTGGTCGCCAGCGATTCGGCGGTGCTGCGCGCCGGTCTGCGCGGTCAGCTGGCCGCGCTCGACGCCGGGCGCGCAGACGGCGTGGCGACAGCCGAGATGGACCGCGCCATCGCCGAGGCCTATGCCCATCACGGAGGCTACGACGTGCTGCTGCTGGACGTTGCCGGGCGCAGCCGTGCAGACGCCGGCCACATGGTCGAGCGCGCGCGTGGTGCAGCACGGCGCGATGCAGAGCTCGTCATCCATGCGCTGCTCTCGCCGGAGGAGCGTGACGACCTGTCCTGGATCGCACGCGCAGGCTTCGACGGCTATCTCGTGAAGCCCGTCCGTCAGCAGGCGCTCGCCCGCAGGCTCGGCGCCGAGGCGGCTGGCCCGGCGGCTGCGCCGGGCACGGGCACCGAGCCGGAAACGCCGCGCCCCCTGAACATCCTGCTTGCCGAGGACAACCAGATCAACGCGCTGCTCTCGCGCACGCTTCTGGAGCGCGAGGGCCATGTCGTGGCCCACGTCGAGAACGGTCTGGAAGCGGTGGCGCGTGCCGGCGCGGACGATTTCGACCTGATCCTGATGGACCTGCAGATGCCGCGCCTCGACGGGTTCGAGGCGACCCGCCAGATCCGGCGGCTCCCGGGCCCGCGAGGCCGTGTGCCGATCATCGCGCTCACTGCGAACGGCGACCAGTCGGACCGGGCAAGATGCCTTGCCGCAGGCATGACCGACCATCTGTCGAAGCCGATGGACCGCGAAACCTTCAAGGCCGCGCTCGCACGCGCGGCAAGGGACGCCGCCTAGCCAATCGCCCTACAAAAGTGTCATAGTCGTCGCGGAATATGAGCCGAGAGGGTCAGCCTGCGAGGAATGAGTGCGCAACGCGAGCC
This is a stretch of genomic DNA from Futiania mangrovi. It encodes these proteins:
- a CDS encoding response regulator, giving the protein MSEDNAAATHAAGAVRAGDWLRRTGNAGVPAFAAGASAVALAGAAGLIGTGPALWIAAAAAAAAAGLALHPRNRTAAARAERSARMFLATLGHEVRTPLNGMTGMTGLLLDTDLTPEQRTYADAARESAEALSTLLEDLLAFSGLADGQRFTLARDSFDLVRTVESAVEMLEPRAYSRGLELVSVIEPDVPRTAIGDCARLRQVLLNLIENGIKFTERGGVVVHVAIAREDGPPELATTPLLPGQMRLAIRVEDTGIGLAEDVRARIFDDFFQADAGYDRSFDGLGLGLSISRRILEAMGGAITVEPRKTGGSRFRATAILGGTPAERRGRSPLARTHVLVASDSAVLRAGLRGQLAALDAGRADGVATAEMDRAIAEAYAHHGGYDVLLLDVAGRSRADAGHMVERARGAARRDAELVIHALLSPEERDDLSWIARAGFDGYLVKPVRQQALARRLGAEAAGPAAAPGTGTEPETPRPLNILLAEDNQINALLSRTLLEREGHVVAHVENGLEAVARAGADDFDLILMDLQMPRLDGFEATRQIRRLPGPRGRVPIIALTANGDQSDRARCLAAGMTDHLSKPMDRETFKAALARAARDAA